A genomic stretch from Clavelina lepadiformis chromosome 5, kaClaLepa1.1, whole genome shotgun sequence includes:
- the LOC143460770 gene encoding low-density lipoprotein receptor-related protein 2-like isoform X2, whose product MKKQRFQKKLLLLQIFLFVSKQVIFGQSVTSTIPVPECIDGASTWYNGTHSYTESGILCQRWDVTKPHKPNHIPADGGKHNYCRNPDGDLSGTWCYTTNQTKRWEYCYIPKCSDDSLVVWTNYDATSESSHILSVHADPEIVKNQTGQTGHFNVSILVKSNDSVAEFWSVTGNYHRNVLFYTDYRSEYIGVRHLKHDLTLKMYEGMAHGIESMAYDWMTRNLYWTDSEFKWVMASENSFRYYTPVYRTDDPPYALAIHAKHRQLYFSTYKALKSKIIVTDMAGKNETVLFQFPDVFDVTGLTIDYTDERLYWTDFTGYGGMVVSSKLDGTNKTQHHYRGGSIFWGVAAYLDYLYVTDVHARYSPNSQKYYSVWIITKKTKKTFRYTLNGKPRGIAVLSKNEERDPLVNDPKHGRCNDPGVPKCAHICLPRINATRECACSLGYHKVDETKCQSSIINDEFILIADSGQGKIFQLPIGNAINTTSNYSIYPAPTGTSRVATVAADTNSNFVFWSDKQYGSIKKALLDGTRKKTLSSASHSESLVVDPISGNVFFMNSESESISVMSYDGQAYKTLMTSESINASIKMVTQDSVNRKIYWTDTNNTEGQGQVWRMNLDGTKKEVVLSGLNWPHAITINHERKKLYVAEAKTAMIYEVDLDSIKTIISTSPQDIKKQFDLAGHITRLEVYIKDIKVHRNNLYLIDDKTFRVEKFSLETGPSSLTSFGPSEFFALSSMTLVSKEYYKSYIATIPSPCKRRSTKCHELCVDISDTESKCICGDGKRLLSTACVNDGLGANKPPSTNYTCPDNVNLDLPQCESFTFTNGTWSEPTWIDDSTPVDSLFLRRPSIPVSLGAGRHSYIFSATDAQGLTGYCSFTITVKSNECNEPPQLPASMVAGKRVCDNRFGSSYSISCKDGRSIKFVGANPPVQTIYNQTTVVNYCGRIGWLITDASVLVCEALPTPLSTISTTSKSTSQSTTSSTTSKATPSPATPKTTFTTSKAKTSKTTTTPSTEQKITSKTSKPETPKKPTLGTPPKTAMAPTATTTAASATVNGSGNVQLTGKQSSSGGMGSGALAAIIVLVVLLVIIVAVVVVVTIRNRPVWKVARFPVFWKRKAEDAVDMNATSDSPYSMIT is encoded by the exons atgaaaaagcaaCGCTTTCAAAAGAAGTTGCTTTTGCTGCAAATCTTCCTATTTGTTTCTAAGCAGGTCATATTTGGACAAAGCGTTACTTCAACAATACCCGTGCCAG AGTGTATCGATGGTGCAAGCACATGGTATAACGGCACACACAGCTATACTGAAAGTGGTATTCTTTGTCAAAGATGGGATGTGACAAAGCCACACAAACCCAATCACATTCCGGCTGACGGTGGAAAACACAATTACTGCCG AAATCCCGACGGTGATTTGAGTGGAACATGGTGCTATACAACAAATCAGACCAAGCGATGGGAATATTGCTACATTCCTAAATGCA GTGATGATTCCTTGGTAGTTTGGACAAACTATGACGCAACAAGCGAAAGCTCCCATATATTATCAGTTCATGCCGATcctgaaattgttaaaaaccaGACTGGTCAGACAGGCCATTTCAATGTGTCCATCTTGGTAAAGTCTAATGACTCTGTCGCAGAATTTTGGTCAGTCACTGGAAATTACCACAGAAACGTCCTTTTTTACACCGACTACAG ATCGGAGTATATTGGAGTGCGCCATCTCAAGCATGATCTGACATTAAAAATGTACGAGGGTATGGCACATGGAATCGAAAGTATGGCATATGATTGGATGACCAGAAACCTTTACTGGACAGACTCAGAATTCAAATGGGTCATGGCTTCGGAAAATTCATTTCGTTATTACACTCCAGTATATCGTACCGATGATCCACCATATGCCTTGGCCATTCATGCAAAACATAG GCAACTATACTTCTCTACCTACAAAGCTCTAAAATCGAAAATCATTGTAACGGACATGGCTGGTAAAAATGAAACGGTTTTGTTCCAGTTTCCAGATGTCTTTGATGTCACTGGACTCACTATCGATTACACAGACGAAAG ATTATACTGGACTGATTTTACTGGTTACGGAGGAATGGTAGTCAGCAGCAAACTGGACGGAACAAACAAAACGCAACATCACTATAGGGGTGGCTCTATTTTTTGGGGCGTCGCAGCGTATTTG GACTACTTATATGTGACTGACGTTCATGCACGATACAGTCCGAATTCACAAAAGTACTATTCGGTTTGGATTATTACCAAGAAAACTAAGAAAACCTTTAGGTATACCCTTAATGGTAAACCAAGAGGAATTGCAGTTCTTAGTAAAAACGAAGAAAGAGATCCATTAGTTAATG ATCCAAAGCACGGACGTTGCAATGATCCCGGAGTACCGAAATGTGCTCATATTTGTCTTCCTCGTATTAATGCAACAAGAGAATGTGCTTGTTCACTAGGTTATCATAAGGTTGATGAAACTAAATGTCAATCaa GTATCATTAATGATGAATTCATCCTTATTGCTGATTCGGGTcaaggaaaaattttccaattacCAATTGGCAATGCGATAAACACCACCTCCAATTATTCCATCTATCCAGCTCCAA CTGGCACGTCTCGGGTTGCCACCGTTGCCGCCGACACGAATAGCAACTTCGTTTTCTGGTCAGATAAACAGTACGGTTCTATTAAAAAAGCTTTACTGGATGGTACCCGTAAGAAGACGTTGAGTTCAGCGAGTCACT CGGAAAGTCTTGTCGTTGATCCCATATCTGGCAATGTGTTTTTCATGAATAGTGAATCAGAGTCGATTTCAGTTATGTCCTATGATGGACAAGCTTACAAGACTCTAATGACGAGCGAATCAATAAACGCAAGCATAAAGATGGTTACACAAGACAGTGTTAACAG GAAAATATATTGGACTGACACAAACAATACGGAAGGTCAGGGACAAGTCTGGAGAATGAATTTAGACGGAACCAAGAAAGAAGTTGTTTTGTCTGGTCTTAACTGGCCTCACGCTATAACTATTAACCATGAGA GAAAGAAACTTTATGTGGCTGAAGCAAAAACTGCAATGATCTATGAGGTCGATCTTGATTCAATTAAAACTATAATATCAACGTCACCACAAGacatcaaaaaacaatttgatttAGCCGGTCACATTACCAGGCTTGAAGTCTACATTAAAGA CATAAAAGTCCATAGAAACAACCTCTATTTGATTGACGACAAGACATTTAGGGTAGAAAAATTTAGTCTGGAGACTGGTCCCAGTTCATTGACTTCATTCGGCCCATCCGAATTCTTCGCCTTGTCATCAATGACCCTTGTCAGCAAAGAGTATTATAAATCATATATAG CCACCATTCCTTCTCCTTGCAAGCGACGTTCGACCAAGTGCCATGAACTATGCGTAGACATCAGCGATACCGAGTCTAAGTGTATATGTGGCGATGGAAAACGCCTCTTAAGCACTGCTTGTGTAAATGATGGACTTGGAGCTA ACAAACCTCCCAGTACAAATTACACTTGTCCGGACAACGTCAATTTAGATTTGCCTCAATGTGAAAGTTTTACTTTCACAAATGGAACTTGGTCCGAGCCTACATGGATAGATGATAGTACTCCGG TTGACAGTTTGTTCTTGAGACGTCCATCGATACCAGTTTCCCTTGGGGCCGGAAGACATTCGTATATATTCAGTGCAACAGATGCCCAGGGGTTAACTGGTTACTGCAGTTTCACAATAACTGTCAAAT CAAATGAATGTAACGAACCACCTCAGCTTCCTGCAAGCATGGTTGCCGGAAAACGAGTTTGCGATAATCGATTTGGATCATCGTACAGCATAAGCTGCAAGGATGGCAGATCCATTAAGTTTGTCGGTGCAAATCCACCAGTACAAACTATTTATAACCAGACGACAGTTGTTAACTATTGTGGACGGATTGGATGGCTAATCACTGATGCAAGTGTTCTGGTTTGCGAGGCTC tGCCTACGCCCCTAAGTACAATATCAACCACATCGAAATCAACGTCACAAAGTACGACTTCGTCTACCACTTCTAAAGCCACACCTTCACCTGCGACAcctaaaacaacttttacaacatcaaaagcaaaaacttctaaaacaACTACAACGCCATCAACAGAACAgaaaataacttcaaaaacatcaaagcCCGAAACACCAAAAAAACCTA CGCTCGGGACTCCACCCAAAACTGCTATGGCCCCTACAGCCACTACTACTGCCGCTAGCGCTACGGTTAATGGCTCGGGGAATGTACAATTGACTGGTAAACAATCATCCAGTGGAGGTATGGGCTCCGGTGCCTTGGCAGCAATTATAGTCCTCGTGGTTCTGTTGGTCATCATCGTCGCTGTAGTCGTGGTAGTCAC AATCCGAAATCGACCTGTTTGGAAAGTGGCAAGGTTTCCAGTTTTCTGGAAAAGAAAGGCAGAAGACGCAGTTGACATGAATGCAACGTCAGACTCCCCTTACTCTATGATCACGTAA
- the LOC143460770 gene encoding low-density lipoprotein receptor-related protein 2-like isoform X3: protein MKKQRFQKKLLLLQIFLFVSKQVIFGQSVTSTIPVPECIDGASTWYNGTHSYTESGILCQRWDVTKPHKPNHIPADGGKHNYCRNPDGDLSGTWCYTTNQTKRWEYCYIPKCSDDSLVVWTNYDATSESSHILSVHADPEIVKNQTGQTGHFNVSILVKSNDSVAEFWSVTGNYHRNVLFYTDYRSEYIGVRHLKHDLTLKMYEGMAHGIESMAYDWMTRNLYWTDSEFKWVMASENSFRYYTPVYRTDDPPYALAIHAKHRQLYFSTYKALKSKIIVTDMAGKNETVLFQFPDVFDVTGLTIDYTDERLYWTDFTGYGGMVVSSKLDGTNKTQHHYRGGSIFWGVAAYLDYLYVTDVHARYSPNSQKYYSVWIITKKTKKTFRYTLNGKPRGIAVLSKNEERDPLVNDPKHGRCNDPGVPKCAHICLPRINATRECACSLGYHKVDETKCQSSIINDEFILIADSGQGKIFQLPIGNAINTTSNYSIYPAPTGTSRVATVAADTNSNFVFWSDKQYGSIKKALLDGTRKKTLSSASHSESLVVDPISGNVFFMNSESESISVMSYDGQAYKTLMTSESINASIKMVTQDSVNRKIYWTDTNNTEGQGQVWRMNLDGTKKEVVLSGLNWPHAITINHERKKLYVAEAKTAMIYEVDLDSIKTIISTSPQDIKKQFDLAGHITRLEVYIKDIKVHRNNLYLIDDKTFRVEKFSLETGPSSLTSFGPSEFFALSSMTLVSKEYYKSYIATIPSPCKRRSTKCHELCVDISDTESKCICGDGKRLLSTACVNDGLGANKPPSTNYTCPDNVNLDLPQCESFTFTNGTWSEPTWIDDSTPVDSLFLRRPSIPVSLGAGRHSYIFSATDAQGLTGYCSFTITVKSNECNEPPQLPASMVAGKRVCDNRFGSSYSISCKDGRSIKFVGANPPVQTIYNQTTVVNYCGRIGWLITDASVLVCEAPLGTPPKTAMAPTATTTAASATVNGSGNVQLTGKQSSSGGMGSGALAAIIVLVVLLVIIVAVVVVVTLRKRGTPWLTSINFPYVWRASDDTDNIYENDSNRVNNHYSVM from the exons atgaaaaagcaaCGCTTTCAAAAGAAGTTGCTTTTGCTGCAAATCTTCCTATTTGTTTCTAAGCAGGTCATATTTGGACAAAGCGTTACTTCAACAATACCCGTGCCAG AGTGTATCGATGGTGCAAGCACATGGTATAACGGCACACACAGCTATACTGAAAGTGGTATTCTTTGTCAAAGATGGGATGTGACAAAGCCACACAAACCCAATCACATTCCGGCTGACGGTGGAAAACACAATTACTGCCG AAATCCCGACGGTGATTTGAGTGGAACATGGTGCTATACAACAAATCAGACCAAGCGATGGGAATATTGCTACATTCCTAAATGCA GTGATGATTCCTTGGTAGTTTGGACAAACTATGACGCAACAAGCGAAAGCTCCCATATATTATCAGTTCATGCCGATcctgaaattgttaaaaaccaGACTGGTCAGACAGGCCATTTCAATGTGTCCATCTTGGTAAAGTCTAATGACTCTGTCGCAGAATTTTGGTCAGTCACTGGAAATTACCACAGAAACGTCCTTTTTTACACCGACTACAG ATCGGAGTATATTGGAGTGCGCCATCTCAAGCATGATCTGACATTAAAAATGTACGAGGGTATGGCACATGGAATCGAAAGTATGGCATATGATTGGATGACCAGAAACCTTTACTGGACAGACTCAGAATTCAAATGGGTCATGGCTTCGGAAAATTCATTTCGTTATTACACTCCAGTATATCGTACCGATGATCCACCATATGCCTTGGCCATTCATGCAAAACATAG GCAACTATACTTCTCTACCTACAAAGCTCTAAAATCGAAAATCATTGTAACGGACATGGCTGGTAAAAATGAAACGGTTTTGTTCCAGTTTCCAGATGTCTTTGATGTCACTGGACTCACTATCGATTACACAGACGAAAG ATTATACTGGACTGATTTTACTGGTTACGGAGGAATGGTAGTCAGCAGCAAACTGGACGGAACAAACAAAACGCAACATCACTATAGGGGTGGCTCTATTTTTTGGGGCGTCGCAGCGTATTTG GACTACTTATATGTGACTGACGTTCATGCACGATACAGTCCGAATTCACAAAAGTACTATTCGGTTTGGATTATTACCAAGAAAACTAAGAAAACCTTTAGGTATACCCTTAATGGTAAACCAAGAGGAATTGCAGTTCTTAGTAAAAACGAAGAAAGAGATCCATTAGTTAATG ATCCAAAGCACGGACGTTGCAATGATCCCGGAGTACCGAAATGTGCTCATATTTGTCTTCCTCGTATTAATGCAACAAGAGAATGTGCTTGTTCACTAGGTTATCATAAGGTTGATGAAACTAAATGTCAATCaa GTATCATTAATGATGAATTCATCCTTATTGCTGATTCGGGTcaaggaaaaattttccaattacCAATTGGCAATGCGATAAACACCACCTCCAATTATTCCATCTATCCAGCTCCAA CTGGCACGTCTCGGGTTGCCACCGTTGCCGCCGACACGAATAGCAACTTCGTTTTCTGGTCAGATAAACAGTACGGTTCTATTAAAAAAGCTTTACTGGATGGTACCCGTAAGAAGACGTTGAGTTCAGCGAGTCACT CGGAAAGTCTTGTCGTTGATCCCATATCTGGCAATGTGTTTTTCATGAATAGTGAATCAGAGTCGATTTCAGTTATGTCCTATGATGGACAAGCTTACAAGACTCTAATGACGAGCGAATCAATAAACGCAAGCATAAAGATGGTTACACAAGACAGTGTTAACAG GAAAATATATTGGACTGACACAAACAATACGGAAGGTCAGGGACAAGTCTGGAGAATGAATTTAGACGGAACCAAGAAAGAAGTTGTTTTGTCTGGTCTTAACTGGCCTCACGCTATAACTATTAACCATGAGA GAAAGAAACTTTATGTGGCTGAAGCAAAAACTGCAATGATCTATGAGGTCGATCTTGATTCAATTAAAACTATAATATCAACGTCACCACAAGacatcaaaaaacaatttgatttAGCCGGTCACATTACCAGGCTTGAAGTCTACATTAAAGA CATAAAAGTCCATAGAAACAACCTCTATTTGATTGACGACAAGACATTTAGGGTAGAAAAATTTAGTCTGGAGACTGGTCCCAGTTCATTGACTTCATTCGGCCCATCCGAATTCTTCGCCTTGTCATCAATGACCCTTGTCAGCAAAGAGTATTATAAATCATATATAG CCACCATTCCTTCTCCTTGCAAGCGACGTTCGACCAAGTGCCATGAACTATGCGTAGACATCAGCGATACCGAGTCTAAGTGTATATGTGGCGATGGAAAACGCCTCTTAAGCACTGCTTGTGTAAATGATGGACTTGGAGCTA ACAAACCTCCCAGTACAAATTACACTTGTCCGGACAACGTCAATTTAGATTTGCCTCAATGTGAAAGTTTTACTTTCACAAATGGAACTTGGTCCGAGCCTACATGGATAGATGATAGTACTCCGG TTGACAGTTTGTTCTTGAGACGTCCATCGATACCAGTTTCCCTTGGGGCCGGAAGACATTCGTATATATTCAGTGCAACAGATGCCCAGGGGTTAACTGGTTACTGCAGTTTCACAATAACTGTCAAAT CAAATGAATGTAACGAACCACCTCAGCTTCCTGCAAGCATGGTTGCCGGAAAACGAGTTTGCGATAATCGATTTGGATCATCGTACAGCATAAGCTGCAAGGATGGCAGATCCATTAAGTTTGTCGGTGCAAATCCACCAGTACAAACTATTTATAACCAGACGACAGTTGTTAACTATTGTGGACGGATTGGATGGCTAATCACTGATGCAAGTGTTCTGGTTTGCGAGGCTC CGCTCGGGACTCCACCCAAAACTGCTATGGCCCCTACAGCCACTACTACTGCCGCTAGCGCTACGGTTAATGGCTCGGGGAATGTACAATTGACTGGTAAACAATCATCCAGTGGAGGTATGGGCTCCGGTGCCTTGGCAGCAATTATAGTCCTCGTGGTTCTGTTGGTCATCATCGTCGCTGTAGTCGTGGTAGTCAC GCTACGAAAGCGCGGCACACCTTGGTTAACAAGCATCAATTTTCCTTATGTATGGAGAGCGAGTGATGATACCGATAATATTTACGAAAATGATTCCAACAGAGTCAATAATCATTATAGCGTCATGTGA
- the LOC143460770 gene encoding low-density lipoprotein receptor-related protein 2-like isoform X1: MKKQRFQKKLLLLQIFLFVSKQVIFGQSVTSTIPVPECIDGASTWYNGTHSYTESGILCQRWDVTKPHKPNHIPADGGKHNYCRNPDGDLSGTWCYTTNQTKRWEYCYIPKCSDDSLVVWTNYDATSESSHILSVHADPEIVKNQTGQTGHFNVSILVKSNDSVAEFWSVTGNYHRNVLFYTDYRSEYIGVRHLKHDLTLKMYEGMAHGIESMAYDWMTRNLYWTDSEFKWVMASENSFRYYTPVYRTDDPPYALAIHAKHRQLYFSTYKALKSKIIVTDMAGKNETVLFQFPDVFDVTGLTIDYTDERLYWTDFTGYGGMVVSSKLDGTNKTQHHYRGGSIFWGVAAYLDYLYVTDVHARYSPNSQKYYSVWIITKKTKKTFRYTLNGKPRGIAVLSKNEERDPLVNDPKHGRCNDPGVPKCAHICLPRINATRECACSLGYHKVDETKCQSSIINDEFILIADSGQGKIFQLPIGNAINTTSNYSIYPAPTGTSRVATVAADTNSNFVFWSDKQYGSIKKALLDGTRKKTLSSASHSESLVVDPISGNVFFMNSESESISVMSYDGQAYKTLMTSESINASIKMVTQDSVNRKIYWTDTNNTEGQGQVWRMNLDGTKKEVVLSGLNWPHAITINHERKKLYVAEAKTAMIYEVDLDSIKTIISTSPQDIKKQFDLAGHITRLEVYIKDIKVHRNNLYLIDDKTFRVEKFSLETGPSSLTSFGPSEFFALSSMTLVSKEYYKSYIATIPSPCKRRSTKCHELCVDISDTESKCICGDGKRLLSTACVNDGLGANKPPSTNYTCPDNVNLDLPQCESFTFTNGTWSEPTWIDDSTPVDSLFLRRPSIPVSLGAGRHSYIFSATDAQGLTGYCSFTITVKSNECNEPPQLPASMVAGKRVCDNRFGSSYSISCKDGRSIKFVGANPPVQTIYNQTTVVNYCGRIGWLITDASVLVCEALPTPLSTISTTSKSTSQSTTSSTTSKATPSPATPKTTFTTSKAKTSKTTTTPSTEQKITSKTSKPETPKKPTLGTPPKTAMAPTATTTAASATVNGSGNVQLTGKQSSSGGMGSGALAAIIVLVVLLVIIVAVVVVVTLRKRGTPWLTSINFPYVWRASDDTDNIYENDSNRVNNHYSVM; this comes from the exons atgaaaaagcaaCGCTTTCAAAAGAAGTTGCTTTTGCTGCAAATCTTCCTATTTGTTTCTAAGCAGGTCATATTTGGACAAAGCGTTACTTCAACAATACCCGTGCCAG AGTGTATCGATGGTGCAAGCACATGGTATAACGGCACACACAGCTATACTGAAAGTGGTATTCTTTGTCAAAGATGGGATGTGACAAAGCCACACAAACCCAATCACATTCCGGCTGACGGTGGAAAACACAATTACTGCCG AAATCCCGACGGTGATTTGAGTGGAACATGGTGCTATACAACAAATCAGACCAAGCGATGGGAATATTGCTACATTCCTAAATGCA GTGATGATTCCTTGGTAGTTTGGACAAACTATGACGCAACAAGCGAAAGCTCCCATATATTATCAGTTCATGCCGATcctgaaattgttaaaaaccaGACTGGTCAGACAGGCCATTTCAATGTGTCCATCTTGGTAAAGTCTAATGACTCTGTCGCAGAATTTTGGTCAGTCACTGGAAATTACCACAGAAACGTCCTTTTTTACACCGACTACAG ATCGGAGTATATTGGAGTGCGCCATCTCAAGCATGATCTGACATTAAAAATGTACGAGGGTATGGCACATGGAATCGAAAGTATGGCATATGATTGGATGACCAGAAACCTTTACTGGACAGACTCAGAATTCAAATGGGTCATGGCTTCGGAAAATTCATTTCGTTATTACACTCCAGTATATCGTACCGATGATCCACCATATGCCTTGGCCATTCATGCAAAACATAG GCAACTATACTTCTCTACCTACAAAGCTCTAAAATCGAAAATCATTGTAACGGACATGGCTGGTAAAAATGAAACGGTTTTGTTCCAGTTTCCAGATGTCTTTGATGTCACTGGACTCACTATCGATTACACAGACGAAAG ATTATACTGGACTGATTTTACTGGTTACGGAGGAATGGTAGTCAGCAGCAAACTGGACGGAACAAACAAAACGCAACATCACTATAGGGGTGGCTCTATTTTTTGGGGCGTCGCAGCGTATTTG GACTACTTATATGTGACTGACGTTCATGCACGATACAGTCCGAATTCACAAAAGTACTATTCGGTTTGGATTATTACCAAGAAAACTAAGAAAACCTTTAGGTATACCCTTAATGGTAAACCAAGAGGAATTGCAGTTCTTAGTAAAAACGAAGAAAGAGATCCATTAGTTAATG ATCCAAAGCACGGACGTTGCAATGATCCCGGAGTACCGAAATGTGCTCATATTTGTCTTCCTCGTATTAATGCAACAAGAGAATGTGCTTGTTCACTAGGTTATCATAAGGTTGATGAAACTAAATGTCAATCaa GTATCATTAATGATGAATTCATCCTTATTGCTGATTCGGGTcaaggaaaaattttccaattacCAATTGGCAATGCGATAAACACCACCTCCAATTATTCCATCTATCCAGCTCCAA CTGGCACGTCTCGGGTTGCCACCGTTGCCGCCGACACGAATAGCAACTTCGTTTTCTGGTCAGATAAACAGTACGGTTCTATTAAAAAAGCTTTACTGGATGGTACCCGTAAGAAGACGTTGAGTTCAGCGAGTCACT CGGAAAGTCTTGTCGTTGATCCCATATCTGGCAATGTGTTTTTCATGAATAGTGAATCAGAGTCGATTTCAGTTATGTCCTATGATGGACAAGCTTACAAGACTCTAATGACGAGCGAATCAATAAACGCAAGCATAAAGATGGTTACACAAGACAGTGTTAACAG GAAAATATATTGGACTGACACAAACAATACGGAAGGTCAGGGACAAGTCTGGAGAATGAATTTAGACGGAACCAAGAAAGAAGTTGTTTTGTCTGGTCTTAACTGGCCTCACGCTATAACTATTAACCATGAGA GAAAGAAACTTTATGTGGCTGAAGCAAAAACTGCAATGATCTATGAGGTCGATCTTGATTCAATTAAAACTATAATATCAACGTCACCACAAGacatcaaaaaacaatttgatttAGCCGGTCACATTACCAGGCTTGAAGTCTACATTAAAGA CATAAAAGTCCATAGAAACAACCTCTATTTGATTGACGACAAGACATTTAGGGTAGAAAAATTTAGTCTGGAGACTGGTCCCAGTTCATTGACTTCATTCGGCCCATCCGAATTCTTCGCCTTGTCATCAATGACCCTTGTCAGCAAAGAGTATTATAAATCATATATAG CCACCATTCCTTCTCCTTGCAAGCGACGTTCGACCAAGTGCCATGAACTATGCGTAGACATCAGCGATACCGAGTCTAAGTGTATATGTGGCGATGGAAAACGCCTCTTAAGCACTGCTTGTGTAAATGATGGACTTGGAGCTA ACAAACCTCCCAGTACAAATTACACTTGTCCGGACAACGTCAATTTAGATTTGCCTCAATGTGAAAGTTTTACTTTCACAAATGGAACTTGGTCCGAGCCTACATGGATAGATGATAGTACTCCGG TTGACAGTTTGTTCTTGAGACGTCCATCGATACCAGTTTCCCTTGGGGCCGGAAGACATTCGTATATATTCAGTGCAACAGATGCCCAGGGGTTAACTGGTTACTGCAGTTTCACAATAACTGTCAAAT CAAATGAATGTAACGAACCACCTCAGCTTCCTGCAAGCATGGTTGCCGGAAAACGAGTTTGCGATAATCGATTTGGATCATCGTACAGCATAAGCTGCAAGGATGGCAGATCCATTAAGTTTGTCGGTGCAAATCCACCAGTACAAACTATTTATAACCAGACGACAGTTGTTAACTATTGTGGACGGATTGGATGGCTAATCACTGATGCAAGTGTTCTGGTTTGCGAGGCTC tGCCTACGCCCCTAAGTACAATATCAACCACATCGAAATCAACGTCACAAAGTACGACTTCGTCTACCACTTCTAAAGCCACACCTTCACCTGCGACAcctaaaacaacttttacaacatcaaaagcaaaaacttctaaaacaACTACAACGCCATCAACAGAACAgaaaataacttcaaaaacatcaaagcCCGAAACACCAAAAAAACCTA CGCTCGGGACTCCACCCAAAACTGCTATGGCCCCTACAGCCACTACTACTGCCGCTAGCGCTACGGTTAATGGCTCGGGGAATGTACAATTGACTGGTAAACAATCATCCAGTGGAGGTATGGGCTCCGGTGCCTTGGCAGCAATTATAGTCCTCGTGGTTCTGTTGGTCATCATCGTCGCTGTAGTCGTGGTAGTCAC GCTACGAAAGCGCGGCACACCTTGGTTAACAAGCATCAATTTTCCTTATGTATGGAGAGCGAGTGATGATACCGATAATATTTACGAAAATGATTCCAACAGAGTCAATAATCATTATAGCGTCATGTGA